The Parasteatoda tepidariorum isolate YZ-2023 chromosome X2, CAS_Ptep_4.0, whole genome shotgun sequence genome includes a region encoding these proteins:
- the LOC107438125 gene encoding fructose-2,6-bisphosphatase TIGAR isoform X1 — MVVFSLTLIRHGETAHNKDNVIQGQLDVPLSQTGLQQAELLGVHLQYQQYSHVYVSDLTRAKQTAESIIRQNKSFKATLHHDWRLRERKFGNVEGKSFKYLREAAEKSNLAAGQYTPPGGETIQQVHERAVSFFKDLCEMVKECPDLPTINQTTANGSHDNGKLSGQKRKWENGENDSSCNNEVENISKVHVKETLNVDAAGASSTVKSNNGIDNVKNGASNQFEKIAERSRPTLDVDSLQNGGLNEKGPFSAMFTDDDIRSQIMSNCNDIPNIECPNVSLSPLVDQNFISLPVFSLQEKNQDLEQERRLSVCSSCDDADSGPTLMANILVVSHGGWLRELFRHFVEDLDCSVPGGRKQALRISPNAGLSKFTVSLEDHDGHPKIICLQIHDKQHLVSTCYNNKILSPDEVAL; from the exons ATGGTGGTATTTTCACTCACGTTAATTCGACA tGGAGAAACTGCTCATAATAAAGATAATGTGATTCAAG gcCAACTAGATGTACCGCTATCACAAACAGGTCTTCAACAAGCCGAGCTCTTGGGAGTTCACTTGCAATATCAGCAATATAGTCATGTCTACGTCAGTGATCTAACTAGAGCTAAGCAA acaGCTGAAAGTATTATTCGACAGAATAAATCATTCAAAGCTACTCTTCATCATGACTGGCGTTTGAGAGAAAGG aAGTTTGGTAATGTTGAAGGCAAAAGTTTTAAGTACCTGAGAGAAGCAGCTGAAAAATCAAATCTAGCTGCAGGCCAGTATACACCACCCGGAGGAGAAACTATTCAACAG gTTCATGAGAGGGCtgtgtcattttttaaagatctttGTGAAATGGTTAAAGAATGTCCTGATTTGCCAACTATTAATCAAACTACTGCCAATGGTTCACATGATAATGGAAAACTAAGTGGACAAAAGCGAAAGTGGGAAAATGGTGAAAATGATTCAAGTTGCAATAATGAAGTAGAAAACATTAGTAAAGTTCAtgtaaaagaaactttaaatgttGATGCAGCTGGAGCTTCTTCCACTGTTAAATCTAATAATGGAAttgataatgttaaaaatggTGCCtcaaatcaatttgaaaaaattgcagaaCGCAGTAGACCAACATTAGATGTAGATTCACTTCAAAATGGTGGTTTGAATGAAAAAGGTCCCTTTTCTGCTATGTTTACAGATGATGACATAAGATCACAAATAATGTCAAACTGTAATGATATTCCTAACATAGAGTGTCCAAATGTTTCGCTGTCCCCGCTGGTAGaccaaaattttatatcgtTGCCTGTTTTTTCACTACAAGAAAAAAACCAAGATTTAGAGCAAGAACGACGTCTATCTGTTTGTAGCTCATGTGATGATGCTGACAGTGGCCCTACTTTGATGGCCAATATATTAGTAGTTAGTCATGGCGGGTGGCTACGAGAATTATTTCGACATTTTGTTGAAGATCTAGATTGCTCTGTTCCTGGTGGTAGAAAACAGGCTTTGCGTATTAGCCCCAATGCGGGATTATCCAAATTTACTGTTTCCTTAGAAGATCATGATGGCCATCCGAAAATAATTTGTCTTCAGATTCACGATAAGCAACATTTAGTTTCAACCtgctacaataataaaattttaagtccaGATGAAGTTGCATTGTAA
- the LOC107438125 gene encoding fructose-2,6-bisphosphatase TIGAR isoform X2 → MVVFSLTLIRHGETAHNKDNVIQGQLDVPLSQTGLQQAELLGVHLQYQQYSHVYVSDLTRAKQTAESIIRQNKSFKATLHHDWRLRERFGNVEGKSFKYLREAAEKSNLAAGQYTPPGGETIQQVHERAVSFFKDLCEMVKECPDLPTINQTTANGSHDNGKLSGQKRKWENGENDSSCNNEVENISKVHVKETLNVDAAGASSTVKSNNGIDNVKNGASNQFEKIAERSRPTLDVDSLQNGGLNEKGPFSAMFTDDDIRSQIMSNCNDIPNIECPNVSLSPLVDQNFISLPVFSLQEKNQDLEQERRLSVCSSCDDADSGPTLMANILVVSHGGWLRELFRHFVEDLDCSVPGGRKQALRISPNAGLSKFTVSLEDHDGHPKIICLQIHDKQHLVSTCYNNKILSPDEVAL, encoded by the exons ATGGTGGTATTTTCACTCACGTTAATTCGACA tGGAGAAACTGCTCATAATAAAGATAATGTGATTCAAG gcCAACTAGATGTACCGCTATCACAAACAGGTCTTCAACAAGCCGAGCTCTTGGGAGTTCACTTGCAATATCAGCAATATAGTCATGTCTACGTCAGTGATCTAACTAGAGCTAAGCAA acaGCTGAAAGTATTATTCGACAGAATAAATCATTCAAAGCTACTCTTCATCATGACTGGCGTTTGAGAGAAAGG TTTGGTAATGTTGAAGGCAAAAGTTTTAAGTACCTGAGAGAAGCAGCTGAAAAATCAAATCTAGCTGCAGGCCAGTATACACCACCCGGAGGAGAAACTATTCAACAG gTTCATGAGAGGGCtgtgtcattttttaaagatctttGTGAAATGGTTAAAGAATGTCCTGATTTGCCAACTATTAATCAAACTACTGCCAATGGTTCACATGATAATGGAAAACTAAGTGGACAAAAGCGAAAGTGGGAAAATGGTGAAAATGATTCAAGTTGCAATAATGAAGTAGAAAACATTAGTAAAGTTCAtgtaaaagaaactttaaatgttGATGCAGCTGGAGCTTCTTCCACTGTTAAATCTAATAATGGAAttgataatgttaaaaatggTGCCtcaaatcaatttgaaaaaattgcagaaCGCAGTAGACCAACATTAGATGTAGATTCACTTCAAAATGGTGGTTTGAATGAAAAAGGTCCCTTTTCTGCTATGTTTACAGATGATGACATAAGATCACAAATAATGTCAAACTGTAATGATATTCCTAACATAGAGTGTCCAAATGTTTCGCTGTCCCCGCTGGTAGaccaaaattttatatcgtTGCCTGTTTTTTCACTACAAGAAAAAAACCAAGATTTAGAGCAAGAACGACGTCTATCTGTTTGTAGCTCATGTGATGATGCTGACAGTGGCCCTACTTTGATGGCCAATATATTAGTAGTTAGTCATGGCGGGTGGCTACGAGAATTATTTCGACATTTTGTTGAAGATCTAGATTGCTCTGTTCCTGGTGGTAGAAAACAGGCTTTGCGTATTAGCCCCAATGCGGGATTATCCAAATTTACTGTTTCCTTAGAAGATCATGATGGCCATCCGAAAATAATTTGTCTTCAGATTCACGATAAGCAACATTTAGTTTCAACCtgctacaataataaaattttaagtccaGATGAAGTTGCATTGTAA